One part of the Engraulis encrasicolus isolate BLACKSEA-1 chromosome 17, IST_EnEncr_1.0, whole genome shotgun sequence genome encodes these proteins:
- the ddx18 gene encoding ATP-dependent RNA helicase DDX18 → MADLQMKILRKKITKKHEKQKNKKREMLEKLKEAENDESAPADEPKADVTDETSEPEAEASQNDTPASEKPSSKGKKRKVADSSDSGGSKKKKKKNLKKAEDVSVENGEEDESADPEESEQAEDEEGEGGEEVDKKVEQADGAESEGEDDPELPMGFSGAFEDRSFVSLADVVSEATLKAVKEMGFENMTAIQHKSIRPLLEGRDVLAAAKTGSGKTLAFLIPAIELIYKLRFMPRNGTGVVILSPTRELAMQTYGVLKELMTHHVHTFGLIMGGSNRSAEAQRLANGVNIVVATPGRLLDHLQNTPAFMYKNLQCLIIDEADRILEVGFEEELKQIIKLLPKRRQSMLFSATQTRKVEDLARISLKKEPLYVGVDDDQEAATVDGLEQGYVVCPSEKRFLLLFTFLKKNRNKKLMVFFSSCMSVKFHYELLNYIDLPVMAIHGKQKQTKRTATFFQFCNADKGILLCTDVAARGLDIPEVDWIVQYDPPDDPKEYIHRVGRTARGIDGRGHALLILRPEELGFLRFLKQAKVPLSEFEFSWAKISDIQGQLEKLIEKNYYLHKSAQEAYKSYVRAYDSHSLKQIYSVDTLNLPMVALSFGFKVPPYVDLGVHSSKSMKMGKRGGGGGFGFQKNKNVQKAKIFKHVNKGGGRGDRRQFSR, encoded by the coding sequence ATGGCAGACTTACAGATGAAAATTCTCCGAAAGAAAATCACGAAAAAGCatgaaaaacaaaagaacaagaAGCGTGAAATGCTTGAGAAACTAAAAGAAGCAGAAAACGATGAATCGGCGCCAGCTGATGAGCCTAAAGCTGACGTGACAGACGAAACCTCTGAACCCGAAGCAGAGGCATCCCAGAACGATACTCCTGCAAGTGAGAAGCCTTCGTCgaagggaaagaagagaaaagtgGCTGACTCAAGTGACTCAGGTGGgtccaaaaagaagaaaaagaagaatttAAAGAAAGCTGAAGATGTTAGCGTAGAGAATGGTGAAGAGGACGAATCCGCAGACCCAGAGGAAAGCGAACAGGCTGAAgacgaagagggagagggaggcgagGAGGTGGACAAAAAAGTTGAGCAAGCCGATGGTGCTGAAAGTGAGGGTGAAGATGACCCAGAACTGCCGATGGGTTTCTCTGGCGCATTTGAAGACCGTTCCTTTGTCTCTCTGGCTGACGTAGTGAGCGAAGCCACCCTGAAAGCCGTCAAGGAGATGGGCTTCGAAAACATGACTGCCATTCAACACAAGAGCATCCGACCTCTGCTCGAAGGCCGAGACGTCTTGGCCGCAGCCAAAACAGGTAGTGGTAAAACTTTGGCTTTCCTCATTCCTGCCATTGAACTGATTTACAAACTGAGGTTCATGCCCAGAAACGGAACTGGCGTTGTCATTCTGTCGCCCACCCGCGAGTTGGCCATGCAGACGTACGGTGTGTTAAAAGAGTTGATGACCCACCACGTACATACATTCGGGCTCATTATGGGCGGCAGTAACCGGTCAGCTGAAGCACAGAGGCTGGCAAACGGTGTCAACATAGTGGTGGCAACTCCCGGCAGACTGTTGGACCACCTGCAAAACACCCCCGCCTTCATGTACAAAAACCTCCAGTGTCTGATCATCGACGAGGCTGACAGGATATTGGAGGTGGGCTTCGAGGAAGAGCTGAAACAGATCATCAAACTGTTGCCCAAGAGACGCCAGTCCATGCTGTTCTCGGCCACGCAGACCCGCAAGGTGGAGGACCTGGCTCGCATCTCCCTCAAGAAAGAGCCGCTGTACGTGGGTGTGGACGACGACCAGGAGGCGGCGACGGTGGACGGGCTGGAGCAGGGATACGTGGTGTGTCCCTCCGAGAAACGCTTCCTGCTCCTCTTCACCTTCCTCAAGAAGAACCGCAACAAGAAGCTGATGGTGTTCTTCTCCTCCTGCATGTCGGTCAAGTTCCACTATGAGCTCCTCAACTACATCGACCTGCCCGTCATGGCCATCCACGGCAAGCAGAAACAGACCAAGCGCACGGCCACCTTCTTCCAGTTCTGCAACGCCGACAAGGGCATCTTGCTCTGCACGGACGTGGCCGCACGTGGGCTGGACATCCCCGAGGTGGACTGGATCGTGCAGTACGACCCGCCCGACGACCCCAAGGAGTACATCCACCGCGTGGGCCGAACGGCTCGCGGCATCGACGGCCGCGGCCACGCGCTGCTCATCCTGCGGCCCGAGGAGCTTGGCTTCCTCCGCTTCCTCAAGCAGGCTAAGGTGCCCCTCAGCGAGTTTGAGTTCTCCTGGGCCAAGATCTCCGACATCCAGGGGCAGCTGGAGAAGCTCATTGAGAAGAATTACTACCTGCACAAGTCCGCGCAGGAAGCCTACAAGTCCTACGTGCGGGCATACGACTCGCACTCCCTCAAGCAGATCTACAGCGTTGACACGCTTAATCTCCCCATGGTGGCCCTGTCGTTCGGGTTCAAGGTGCCTCCTTACGTGGACCTGGGAGTGCACAGCAGCAAGAGCATGAagatggggaagagagggggCGGAGGGGGCTTTGGGTTCCAGAAGAATAAGAACGTGCAGAAGGCTAAGATCTTCAAGCATGTCAACAAGGGGGGAGGCAGGGGGGACAGACGGCAGTTCTCCCGCTGA